The Sulfurospirillum deleyianum DSM 6946 nucleotide sequence ATATCTTTGCCACAGAGGGCATTCACGCACATTATGCCATTGAGTCTTTAGGTGGCAATCACTCTTTCTATCGTGAATTATTGAAAATTTTTGTCAGCGAACAATCCTCTTTTTTAAAATCCTACCACGCCTTAGCTCGTGCAAATGACACCATCGCAACCAAACGAATGTGCCATACGCTTAAAGGCATCAGCGCAACACTGGGGATGGAAGAGCTCTGCACCCTCGCCCAATACGCTGAGTGTTTAGAACATCCTTTGCCTACGGATTCGACACTCCTAGAAGAGATTGAACAAAAAATTGCTCATTATACGCAGATGATTTGTACGCTCTATCCTTCTTTACATGTAAAGGGATAATTCAACTATACCCTCAGACGTTTTTTGAAAAAAAGAAGCAAAAAAAAGAGTATAAAGACGATACAAGAGAGCAAAATAATAAAACTGTTCCATCCCAAATACTCAAAAAAGACACCAGGGGCGAACGTCCCAATCGTCCCTCCTGAATAATAAAAGGAGAGGTATAAACCATTAGAAATGGCACGTTTCTCATGGGCATGTTTATTCATCCATCCAGACGCAACAGAGTGAATAATAAAAAATCCCGCACACACCACAAACATTCCTAAAAACATCACCGTATAATTTGAAATATAAAACAACTGTAAGCCAAAAAGATAAATGAGTAAACCTATTAAAATCGCCTTAGTTTCATTACCAAAAAGTTTAATGATCCACAATACACGAATAGAAATCATAAAACCTATCATGTATCCTGCGTACATCATGCCTACTTTACCATAACTGACATTGTTACTTAAGGTTTGTAGCTGAAACGGCAAAAAATTTAGCAGTGCTTGAAACACAAAAAAGACAAAAAACATAAGAAGAAAAAGAATTAAAAACGTCTGATTACGACAGACACTTAGAATCTCCATCAACTTTGGCTTGACAAAGTCCACTTTGACCTCTTCACTTAGATAATGCAAAGCAAAATAAACGGCAATTAACGCCACACCCAATAAAATAAAAAAAAGTCTCCAACCAAATACATCGCTGATAGCCCCTGAGAGCAATCGTCCTAAAAATCCACCTAAAATCGTCGAACCAATATAATATCCAATGGATTGTTGAACCCTATCTTTAGGCGCCATAAATCCTATATAGCTCATCAAAGAGGTTAAAATCGCAGGAATCAAAAGCCCTTGCAATGCTCGAATGGCAATCAAATACGCATAGTCATAACTAAGAGCAAACACTAACTCTAAAAGACCTAAAAGTAAAACCGCATTTCTTAAAAAGCGTTTTGAGGAGAAGGTTTCTAAAATATAACCATAAAAAATAGGCGCAAAGCCAAGAGGTAACATAATCGCAGTGGTAAACATCACCGCTTCAAAACGGCTTAGGCTAAACTCTTTTTCAAAAAGAGGTTGGATGGGTTGCGCCGCATACAAGGAGCACAGCGCCAACATTGTGCAAATATAGACAATCAGGCGCTGCTTTTTCACGAAAAATGCGTGAAAGTTATTTGTATTTATCAATCTGGAAATCCCAGAAAAACTCAATCCACTCTGTCGCTTCTCGTGCAGCAAAATCAGGACGTAAAAGTGCTTTTTCTTTATAAAAAACAGCCGCAACTTTCAAATCAACCTCAGGGTACTTTTCGCCCAACACACGTTTAATCTCAATCATCGTCTCGCCACTGTCAATAATATCATCCACAATCACAACCCGTTTAGCTTTACTAAGGTCTGGAATATTGAAAATATTAATCGTATCAAGCTTATGGGTCTCTTCATAATGAATGGAATTAATGGAGTACAAAGCTCTCATCTCCAACGCTTCTGAGAGAAAATGCCCTAGGGTCATTCCTCCACGAGCAACGGCTAGAATCACATCGGGGGCATACGGTTTGATTTCTTTGGCTAAATGATTTACATCTACTTTAAATTCTTCATAACTGTAATAACGCAACTTAATGTCCTTCCTGTACGATAAATACGATTAAACTTACAAATGTTAAAAATAAAATGCCAAAATTGACATCTTTAAACTCTTTTTTAATTAACTTAATCAGCACATATGAAATTAAGCCAAACGCTAAACCGTTAGTAATGGAAAACGTCAATGGCATCATCACAACAATTAAGAACGTAGAAACGGCAATGGCAGTATCTTTAAAATTGACATGAGAAAGCTCACTAAACATCAACACACCGACCATCACTAAAACGGGATAAATAGCATTTTCAGGAATCGCTTTAAACAGTGGCATCATAAAGAGTGTTAAAATAAAACAAAGACCTGTAACAACCGCTGTTAATCCTGTTCGTCCACCCTCTTCGACACCGCTCGCACTTTCAACGAATGCGGTTGTGGTTGAAACACCTACCACCGCACAGGCTGTACTTGCTAAGGCATCAATTTCAAGTGTTTTCTGAAGCTCTTTTCCATCATCTTTAAATAAACCCGCACGATATCCAACACCCGCAAGAGTTCCCAACGAGTCAAATAAATCCGTGATTAAGAAAGTAATAATGACAGGGAGCAATGAAAGTTTTAAAGCACCTACAATATCCAGTTCAAACGCAATGGGAGCAACAGAAGCAGGCAGTGAGAAAAATTCTGTTGGATACGCCCCAATCCCAAATGCCCAGCCCACAATCGAAGTTAAAAGTACGGCTAAGATAAAAGCACCTTTGAGTTTCCATGAATAAAAAGCAAAAACAAGCACCAAACCCACAACACCTAAAAGAACTGTTGGGTTTTTAAAGTTACCCACACCCACTAAAACCGCTGGATTTGCAACCACCATGCCCATACTTTTGAGCCCAATAAACGCAATAAACGTTCCAATACCCGCACTAATCGCTCGACGCAAATCGTGAGGCACACTACGCATAATCCATACACGAAGCGGTGTTAAAGAGAGCACTAAAAACAACAATCCTGAAAGAAAAACAACACCAAGAGCTGTTTGCCAAGGCACTTTCATGCCCAAAACAAGTCCAAATGTAAAGTATGCGTTAAGCCCCATACCCACGCTCATTGCAATAGGAGTATTTGCCCAAAGACCGTTTAAGATAGATGAAAAAATGGTGATTAACGCTGTTGCAGTAATCAACGCATCCATTGGCATGCCTGCTTTACTCATAATAATAGCATTGACAGGCACAATATACATCATGGTTAAAAATGTCGTAAAACCAGCTGTAAACTCCGTTTTAACATTGGTACCATGTTTTTCAAGTTTGAAAAAATCCAAGGTATATCCTTTTATTAAATATTAATACTGTTTCAATTCATTGTACAAGCTATCTCGCTCAACGGGGGTAAACCCACTGGTCTGAATCAGCTCTAAAATGTTCTGTAACCCAAGTCCTTTGGCACTCTTCGCACCTGCTGCGGACTGAATGGACTCCACTTCAATGGTGCCATCCAAATCATCCGCCCCATACTCCATTGCGACAAGGGCTAAATTAATCGTTGAAGTTGCCCAATACGCCTTAATATGCTCAATGTTATCGCACACTAAACGGCTAATCGCAAAGGTTTTTAAAATCTCACTGGAACTCAAAAAATCTTCTACATGTAAATAGTTATTATCACGCTGATACACCAGAGGAATAAAGGCATTAAACCCGCCTGTTTTATCTTGCAATTCACGCAAACGAATCATATGGTCAATGCGGTGTTCACGCTTTTCCACATGCCCAAATAGCATCGTAGCATTCGACTCTTTGCCTCGTTTGTGCCACAATTCATGAATATGCAACCACTCCTGTGAGCTCACTTTCCCTTTACAGATATAATCCCGCACCGCTTCATCAAAAATCTCCGCACCGCCACCAGGCAAGGAATCCACACCGTGTTCTATCATTTTATCAATGAGCTCATCAAAGCTAAGCCCATACTGTGTCGCTAAAAAGTTGATTTCGGCTGCGGTGAGTGCTTTTACATGTAACGAAGGAAAACGCTCTTTGATTTTGGAGAAAATTTCCAAATACCACGCTAAACCTGTATGAGGATTGTGTGCGGAAACAATGTGCACTTCCGTGATGGGGCTATGTTTTAGTGTGTTTTCAAGCGCACTTAAAATCTCATCATGGCTCATGGTATAAGGGTTGGGATTTTTTCGATTCGCCGAAAAGGCACAAAATTTGCAGATATCTTTGCAGATATTCGTAGGATTAATATGTCGATTAACATTAAAAAAGACTTTGTTGCCATGCAATGCTCTTCGCTTTTTGTTCGCATAATGTCCTAGCGTAAAAAGATCCAAATCATACAAGGCAATACCATCTTCAAGACTCAATCTTTCATTGTTTTCTAATTTTTCAATAAGTGTCATGATATGCTTTCAGAGAGAAATAAAGAAAGATTTTAGCCATTTTTTTATAAAGAGAGGTTAAAAGAGCGAAAAAATAAAAAGGAGCAAATTGCTCCTTTTTCTCTTTACATGTAATTCTCAGGAGGAAAATTCTCTACCACAAAATCAATATCTTTATCGCCTCTTCCGCTTAAGTTCACCAAAATAGACTCATAGGGTTTTTCTTTGGCAAGTTTCATGGCAAATGCGACAGCGTGCGCACTCTCAAGAGCTGGAATAATCCCCTCATAATGGCTTAAATCGTAAAACGCCTGAATGGTCTCTTTATCATCTGCTATGCCTACTTTGGTGCGTGAAATCGAATTAAGATAGGCGTGTTCTGGTCCAACAGAAGGATAATCCAATCCACTCGCAACCGAGTAAACTTCCGCAGGTTCACCTTGATCGTTTTTAAGCATAATGGAGTTAAAGCCATGCAAAATTCCCTCACTCCCATAGGTCAAACTAGCGGCATGTTCACCCAACTTCGTCCCTCGTCCACCTGGTTCTACCCCGTACATTTCACACGAATCATCGATAAATGCAGAAAAAAGTCCCATGGCATTACTGCCACCACCCACACACGCTACGAGATTATCAGGTAAATTTCCCGTCATCTCTAAAAATTGCTCTCTGGCCTCAATGCCCACAACACTTTGAAAATCTCTTACCATTTTAGGAAACGGATGAGGACCAACGACTGAGCCAATACAATAAATAGAATTTTCTGGGTCTTGTAAATACGCTACAAACGCTGAATCCACCGCTTCTTTCAGTGTCTTTGCTCCAAAGCTCACGGGGACTACTTTTGCGCCTAAAACACGCATACGCACGACATTGGGATGCTCTTTAGCGATGTCCACTTCACCCATGTGAATCTCACACTCCAACCCAAAGTACGCAGCAGCTGTTGCCAGTGCCACACCATGTTGCCCTGCTCCTGTTTCAGCAATGAGTTTTTTCTTGCCCAAATATTTGGCTAAGAGTGCTTCGCCCATACAATGGTTAAGTTTATGCGCTCCTGTGTGATTTAAATCCTCACGTTTGAGATAAATTCTAGCCCCACCCACATACTCACTCAAACGCTTCGCATAATACACAGGCGTAGGTCTGCCTTGGTAATGCTTACGAATGTCACGAAGTTCCCTGATAAAATTGTGCGAATTGCCAATGGTCAAATACGCCTCTTCAATCTTTTTAAACTGCTCCACCAATTCTGGAGGCAAATAAGCCCCTCCAAATTTTCCAAAGTAACCCTGTGCATCAGGAAACGCTCTTAAATAAGGCTTTTGAGTCATGTTTATCCTTTTTACATGTAAAGATTTTTTGCCTATAAATTGAGCATTCTCAAAGGGAAGGCAAAAGCACTTTTGGTGTATTATAACGCACTCCAATGAAATTAGGAAAAGCGCATGGAAATTGAAGAGATAATTGAAGATTTAATCGAAAAAAATGCCAGTGATTTTGAAATATCCAAAGTGATTAAAGAGCATATTAAAACCTATTTAAGCTCTTTAAATGAGATTTTTGTAGAAAATCAAGGCAAAGACTTTCTCGTCAAACATACTAAAAAAATTGACCAATTTATGCTCATTATCTATAAATATACCCTACGCAAATACTTCGGTAATTACATGCCTTTTGCCAACGCTATTCCTGTGGTACTTGTGGGAATGGGAAGTTATGGAAGAGAAGAGTTATGCGTTTACTCTGACATTGATTTAATGGTGGTTTACAAAGCCATTCCAGGGTACAACATCGAACCACTCATCCAATCCATGCTCTACTTAGCGTGGGATGCGGGGATGAAACTAGGACACCGAACACATAAACTTGAAGAATTAGTCACAGCAAGCAATCAAGACCTAACCATCAAAACCGCCATGCTTGAATCGCGTTTTTTATGTGGCTCCAAAATCTTATGGATGGAGACGGAGCGAGAACTGCTGAAGCTTCACAAAACCGATAAAGGCGATAAAAAAGAGATTATCCTGCAAATTATCGCCGCCAATGAGGCACGCAGAGCCAAACACCCCATGAGCATGGAACCCAACATTAAAGAAGGCGTGGGTGGGCTTAGAGATGCCCATGCTCTTTTTTGGATTTGTAAAATTCTTTTTGGAAGTATTCGCATTAAAGATAGAGTGCCTGAAATTATTAACGAAGAGGAGTATAAAGAGTTTCGAAGTGCCTTAGAGTTTCTCTACCGTGTGCGCTCAGCACTTCATCTCAGTGCGAAAAAGAAGCAAGATATTTTAAACCTTGAGTACATCCCCGATGTCGCGACAAAACTGGGCTTTGAAAATAAGATTTTGAAAAATGCCCATATGCAACTCGCCTCTCGAACCCTTGCTTCCATGCACACCGTAGATGTTACATGTAAAATCTTTATGCGCAAACTCACTGCCTCACTGTTTTTATATCCTAACTGCCTTAATGCGCTTAAAAAAGGACGCATACACAAAGGACTTTATGTTGCCAATCACACGGTATATGCTTCGCTGAAAAACCCAGCGCCTAAACTCTCACTCGTGCTAGAGCAACTCCAATGCTTTGATGATGCCTCTTTAGATTTTGATATCAGTTATGTACATTACATCAAAAACGCCATCTATCCGCCACACAATACACCTAAAACCTATAAACAGTTTTACGCTCTTTTGTTTCAACCCAACGTCTATGCCCTCTTTAACCTTTTGTATGAAGCCTCGTTATTGCCTCAGCTCATTAAACCTTTCCGCCAGATTTTAAACCTTGCTCAGTTTGATGGGTATCATAAATTGCCTGTGGATATTCACTCCTTACATACCTTGTACCATTTGGAAAATATTCAAGATGATTTCATTAAAGCGCTTTTTGATGACCTCTGTCCTGAAGGTCGTGCCATGCTCAAACTGGTCGCTTTTTTACACGATGTGGGCAAAGGCAGAAAAGAAGACCACAGTGAACTAGGAGCAAAAATTTTTAGAGCGTATGCCTCAAAATTGCATTTCCCCGAAAAAGCGATTGAGATGGGCTCTCTCATTATCAAGTACCATACCCTCATGAGTAACACAGCGTATCGAGAGGACATTTACAGTGAAAAGGTCGTCCTTTCGTTTATCTCAAAGCTACAAAACCCTCAAGCGCTTAAATTGCTCTACATTCTCACCTATGCCGATATGAACGCAGTCAATAACAATATTTATTCAGGATTTATCGCCAAACTGCTGCGTGAATTTTACCAATACAGCATGGAGATGTTTGAAAAAGAGGAACTGATTGATGAAACGACCAAACGCCTACGCAAAGAGGCGAGTCTTAAAAAAAGTCCAGAGTTTTTGGAACTTTCTAAACCTTTGCAAAAACGTATTCTATCGATTCCTTCCAATTTTTTCTTTTTAAAACTCAAACCCAGTGAAATTATCTCTATCGCCCAACAAACCGATGAAACCTCCATGGATTTTTACCACTACACCATCCGCAACGAAGATCATTTAAGCATTCAAGTCATTCGAGGACTTGAATTTAACATTGGCTACCTTTTAGGCAAACTCTCCTA carries:
- a CDS encoding phosphoribosyltransferase; translation: MRYYSYEEFKVDVNHLAKEIKPYAPDVILAVARGGMTLGHFLSEALEMRALYSINSIHYEETHKLDTINIFNIPDLSKAKRVVIVDDIIDSGETMIEIKRVLGEKYPEVDLKVAAVFYKEKALLRPDFAAREATEWIEFFWDFQIDKYK
- a CDS encoding MFS transporter gives rise to the protein MKKQRLIVYICTMLALCSLYAAQPIQPLFEKEFSLSRFEAVMFTTAIMLPLGFAPIFYGYILETFSSKRFLRNAVLLLGLLELVFALSYDYAYLIAIRALQGLLIPAILTSLMSYIGFMAPKDRVQQSIGYYIGSTILGGFLGRLLSGAISDVFGWRLFFILLGVALIAVYFALHYLSEEVKVDFVKPKLMEILSVCRNQTFLILFLLMFFVFFVFQALLNFLPFQLQTLSNNVSYGKVGMMYAGYMIGFMISIRVLWIIKLFGNETKAILIGLLIYLFGLQLFYISNYTVMFLGMFVVCAGFFIIHSVASGWMNKHAHEKRAISNGLYLSFYYSGGTIGTFAPGVFFEYLGWNSFIILLSCIVFILFFLLLFFKKRLRV
- the trpB gene encoding tryptophan synthase subunit beta, whose amino-acid sequence is MTQKPYLRAFPDAQGYFGKFGGAYLPPELVEQFKKIEEAYLTIGNSHNFIRELRDIRKHYQGRPTPVYYAKRLSEYVGGARIYLKREDLNHTGAHKLNHCMGEALLAKYLGKKKLIAETGAGQHGVALATAAAYFGLECEIHMGEVDIAKEHPNVVRMRVLGAKVVPVSFGAKTLKEAVDSAFVAYLQDPENSIYCIGSVVGPHPFPKMVRDFQSVVGIEAREQFLEMTGNLPDNLVACVGGGSNAMGLFSAFIDDSCEMYGVEPGGRGTKLGEHAASLTYGSEGILHGFNSIMLKNDQGEPAEVYSVASGLDYPSVGPEHAYLNSISRTKVGIADDKETIQAFYDLSHYEGIIPALESAHAVAFAMKLAKEKPYESILVNLSGRGDKDIDFVVENFPPENYM
- a CDS encoding HD domain-containing protein, with amino-acid sequence MEIEEIIEDLIEKNASDFEISKVIKEHIKTYLSSLNEIFVENQGKDFLVKHTKKIDQFMLIIYKYTLRKYFGNYMPFANAIPVVLVGMGSYGREELCVYSDIDLMVVYKAIPGYNIEPLIQSMLYLAWDAGMKLGHRTHKLEELVTASNQDLTIKTAMLESRFLCGSKILWMETERELLKLHKTDKGDKKEIILQIIAANEARRAKHPMSMEPNIKEGVGGLRDAHALFWICKILFGSIRIKDRVPEIINEEEYKEFRSALEFLYRVRSALHLSAKKKQDILNLEYIPDVATKLGFENKILKNAHMQLASRTLASMHTVDVTCKIFMRKLTASLFLYPNCLNALKKGRIHKGLYVANHTVYASLKNPAPKLSLVLEQLQCFDDASLDFDISYVHYIKNAIYPPHNTPKTYKQFYALLFQPNVYALFNLLYEASLLPQLIKPFRQILNLAQFDGYHKLPVDIHSLHTLYHLENIQDDFIKALFDDLCPEGRAMLKLVAFLHDVGKGRKEDHSELGAKIFRAYASKLHFPEKAIEMGSLIIKYHTLMSNTAYREDIYSEKVVLSFISKLQNPQALKLLYILTYADMNAVNNNIYSGFIAKLLREFYQYSMEMFEKEELIDETTKRLRKEASLKKSPEFLELSKPLQKRILSIPSNFFFLKLKPSEIISIAQQTDETSMDFYHYTIRNEDHLSIQVIRGLEFNIGYLLGKLSYLDLVQMDIYKLFDGKKYFQIDFNEKVDESDIAYIKELLENSFDMSKRTVLKKPVILKGEMSIDFDHSKSYALMQLKTKNQQGLMAYMMSIFDEHGIDIAMAKIQTIKNRTRNLLLIEKTARLCDNGQNILDYFY
- the mqnE gene encoding aminofutalosine synthase MqnE, with protein sequence MTLIEKLENNERLSLEDGIALYDLDLFTLGHYANKKRRALHGNKVFFNVNRHINPTNICKDICKFCAFSANRKNPNPYTMSHDEILSALENTLKHSPITEVHIVSAHNPHTGLAWYLEIFSKIKERFPSLHVKALTAAEINFLATQYGLSFDELIDKMIEHGVDSLPGGGAEIFDEAVRDYICKGKVSSQEWLHIHELWHKRGKESNATMLFGHVEKREHRIDHMIRLRELQDKTGGFNAFIPLVYQRDNNYLHVEDFLSSSEILKTFAISRLVCDNIEHIKAYWATSTINLALVAMEYGADDLDGTIEVESIQSAAGAKSAKGLGLQNILELIQTSGFTPVERDSLYNELKQY
- a CDS encoding NCS2 family permease, which encodes MDFFKLEKHGTNVKTEFTAGFTTFLTMMYIVPVNAIIMSKAGMPMDALITATALITIFSSILNGLWANTPIAMSVGMGLNAYFTFGLVLGMKVPWQTALGVVFLSGLLFLVLSLTPLRVWIMRSVPHDLRRAISAGIGTFIAFIGLKSMGMVVANPAVLVGVGNFKNPTVLLGVVGLVLVFAFYSWKLKGAFILAVLLTSIVGWAFGIGAYPTEFFSLPASVAPIAFELDIVGALKLSLLPVIITFLITDLFDSLGTLAGVGYRAGLFKDDGKELQKTLEIDALASTACAVVGVSTTTAFVESASGVEEGGRTGLTAVVTGLCFILTLFMMPLFKAIPENAIYPVLVMVGVLMFSELSHVNFKDTAIAVSTFLIVVMMPLTFSITNGLAFGLISYVLIKLIKKEFKDVNFGILFLTFVSLIVFIVQEGH